The Ornithinimicrobium faecis genome includes a window with the following:
- a CDS encoding MFS transporter has protein sequence MSATPQAAPPRRRRGPAALQSPGFRRLTTAWVFTNLADSALYLMLAVWLKDLTGSDAAAALTFAMMGLPALLAPFLGQLADRFSRKRTLVAANVIVAAVVLTLLRVDDGSQIVWIYAVVLVYAAVSYLTAAAQSGLVRDLLPDDQLASGNGLLSSIDQSLRLVSPLLGAALYAVWGPHAVVLLTAIAFLIAAGLLTTVRVTESEPETAEERGSYWTELTAGFRHLAALPVLGRLTIILAIAFGVTGLVNVAIFPIIEQGLGLPPEALGPLTSLQGIGAVVAGLTAATVIGRWGEVRVFAIGVTLLALGMAPTMTSSLPAVLVGLAAVGFGVTWTVVSFITLRQRLTPPRLQGRTGAATAIAINLPQTLVTLVGAAILGLVDYRLMIVVTVVLALGSLLLLPRSQRDSAPTPAPETLAG, from the coding sequence ATGAGCGCCACGCCACAGGCCGCTCCCCCCAGACGGCGCCGCGGCCCAGCGGCCCTGCAGAGCCCCGGCTTCCGCCGCCTCACCACCGCCTGGGTCTTCACCAACCTCGCCGACAGCGCGCTCTATCTGATGCTCGCGGTCTGGCTCAAGGACCTGACCGGCTCCGACGCCGCGGCTGCCCTCACCTTCGCGATGATGGGCCTCCCGGCCCTGCTCGCGCCTTTCCTCGGGCAGCTCGCCGACCGATTCTCCCGCAAGCGGACGCTGGTGGCGGCCAATGTCATCGTCGCGGCCGTCGTGCTCACCCTGCTGCGGGTCGACGACGGGAGCCAGATCGTGTGGATCTATGCCGTCGTGCTCGTCTATGCCGCCGTCTCCTATCTGACCGCGGCCGCACAGTCCGGCCTGGTGCGCGACCTGCTCCCCGACGACCAGCTCGCCTCGGGCAACGGGCTGCTGTCCAGCATCGACCAGTCCCTGCGCCTGGTCTCGCCACTGCTGGGTGCGGCTCTGTATGCCGTGTGGGGACCGCATGCGGTCGTCCTCCTGACGGCCATCGCTTTCCTCATCGCTGCGGGCCTGCTGACCACCGTCCGCGTCACCGAGTCCGAGCCGGAGACTGCGGAGGAGCGCGGCAGCTACTGGACCGAGCTCACCGCTGGCTTCCGGCACCTGGCCGCCCTGCCCGTGCTCGGCCGGCTCACCATCATCCTGGCGATCGCCTTCGGCGTCACCGGTCTGGTCAATGTCGCAATCTTCCCGATCATCGAGCAGGGCCTCGGGCTGCCACCAGAGGCACTCGGGCCACTGACCAGCCTGCAGGGCATCGGGGCAGTCGTCGCGGGACTGACCGCTGCCACCGTGATCGGCCGGTGGGGTGAGGTGCGGGTGTTCGCGATCGGCGTCACCCTCCTGGCCCTCGGGATGGCCCCGACGATGACCTCCAGCCTCCCCGCGGTGCTCGTGGGGCTGGCGGCGGTCGGCTTCGGGGTCACCTGGACGGTCGTCTCCTTCATCACGCTGCGCCAGCGCCTGACCCCGCCGCGGCTGCAGGGCCGCACCGGCGCGGCCACCGCCATCGCGATCAACCTCCCGCAGACCCTGGTGACACTCGTCGGGGCCGCGATCCTCGGACTGGTCGACTACCGCCTGATGATCGTGGTGACCGTGGTCCTGGCCCTCGGCTCCCTGCTGCTCCTGCCGCGCTCGCAGCGGGATTCGGCACCCACGCCCGCTCCTGAGACACTGGCCGGGTGA